GGGCGACGTGGAACTGTACCGGGCGTTGCTCGGCCATGACCTGTCGCGCCCGGTCTTACCCGAGCCATTGCCGGAGCCTTCGGTGGCTTGAACAAACGACACCCATTTTTCCTGCTGCACTGCTTGCCCGCCAACCACCGATCATTTGCCTTGAGTGAGATCGACGATGAACCCTACCTTGAAAACCCATCGTGAACTGCTGGCCGATCGCGCCCCCGGCCATGGCATGCCCGGCGGTCTGTTCGGCCGCCAGGATATTTTTGAAACCGACGTCGATGTCTTTTTTACCAAACACTGGATCCTGGTCGGGGTCACCAGCGACGTTGCCGAACCCGGCGATGTCTCTACGATCGACATCGGCAAATCCTCGATCATCCTGGTGCGCGATGACGACGAGCATGTGCAGGCCTTCCGCAACGTCTGCCGCCACCGTGGGGCGCGCCTGAAACAGGCCGGCAAATCGACGGTGGGCATGCTGGTCTGCCCTTATCACCAATGGACGTACGACCTCGATGGCAGCCTCAAACATGCCGCGCACATGGGCAAGGACTTCGATCCGGGGTGCAAGAGCCTGATCCCTGTCCATACGCGCGTGGTCGGCACCCATGTTTTCGTCTGCCTGGGTGACGAGCCGCCAGAAGACATCCTGTACCTGGACCAAGTCATGACGCCGCGTTTCGCTCAATATGACCTTGCCCATTCCAAGATCGCCTACGAGTCGGAGATCATCGAGAACGGCAATTGGAAACTGGTGATCGAGAACAACCGCGAGTGTTATCACTGCGCCGCCACCCACCCCGAACTGACGGCGTCGTTCCTGCCGGAGGATTTCGGCTTCTGCACCGATGGGCTGGGCGAGGACTCGCTCCAGGCGTTGCAGGAGTACCACCAGCGCAACGCCAATACCAAGCAGGACTGGGAGCGCGAAGGCTACCTGGGTGACGCCGTCGAGCATCTGGGCGAGGACGCGGTGACTCAGT
This genomic interval from Pseudomonas alvandae contains the following:
- a CDS encoding aromatic ring-hydroxylating oxygenase subunit alpha, which produces MNPTLKTHRELLADRAPGHGMPGGLFGRQDIFETDVDVFFTKHWILVGVTSDVAEPGDVSTIDIGKSSIILVRDDDEHVQAFRNVCRHRGARLKQAGKSTVGMLVCPYHQWTYDLDGSLKHAAHMGKDFDPGCKSLIPVHTRVVGTHVFVCLGDEPPEDILYLDQVMTPRFAQYDLAHSKIAYESEIIENGNWKLVIENNRECYHCAATHPELTASFLPEDFGFCTDGLGEDSLQALQEYHQRNANTKQDWEREGYLGDAVEHLGEDAVTQFRSQRLVIAGNGESQTLDTRVACTRLFGDLTRRDLGDMHLWTHNSWTHIMSDHAIVSYIIPLAPDRTLVRTKWLVHADAVEGVDYALDKLTEVWAATNLQDASLVGITHSGTQDPAYTPGPFSAFTETYVDQFSRWYAARLAAHGV